One Triticum dicoccoides isolate Atlit2015 ecotype Zavitan chromosome 3B, WEW_v2.0, whole genome shotgun sequence genomic window, tcctgatccttactacctagctgctgatagtcttcgtgctttcactttattgcttacttgactatggcttgcctagtgtagtctaccttccgctgcatatcaataggttcattgctACTATTTTTCTTcgaagcccccgtgttttgaagactttcataaaaatcgcctattcaccaccaccaccccccctctagtcgataactagcactttcagctgCCCTATGCCCTGACAGTTCAAGCCGATGAGCGTCCTAGCTCCTGGTGGGCGCCATCTTCAGCATCCGCCACCCACCAGTTGACCGGGAGCACCATGCCCGATTGCTTCCGCAGCACCTGCTTCTCCGGTGTCCCTCCGGCCATCTCCAGTTTCTTTCCACGCTTCATCTTGTACCTGTCAGAGCTCTCCGCTTCCTTCCCTGCATCTTCATTTTCTGTTTCTTCGGGGCCACATTCACCCATTTTGCCAAGCACCGCCGGGTGTGGTGTTTTCATGCCCCGGCATGTGGGCCCACAGGGTTCTTTTATATATAGCTTATAAAAGTTGCCTATGAATTCGGGCGCTCTATTTTCTTCACTATGTTTGGAACATGCAGGAGAGCTGTATATTATACCTTATAGATAGATATAAACAGGAAAACAACATATTCAAGATGGCAAGGACTTCAAAAGCAATATGGTCTCCGGCTAACTTTTTATTCCAATCGCAATTTCACAATGTTTGTTTGTGTGCTTATTTTAAGTAATGACATGATGGTACCTATCATAAATGGCACTGCCATTTCCTTACATTTGCACCTATCAACTGAATTATTATTGGCCTAGCTCCATGTTAGACGGTGAGACAAGGAGAGCTTCAGCTAGTCATGTAAGCACGCTGTTTAATTGACCCTGGCAGTAACCGTGGAGATTCCTGCGTGGTGGCCGAACCGAGCAACTTTGCAGTCTGCGGAGAAGATGTCAGAGGATAAGTAGTTGGCGGTGCGACCCATGACAGGCATGCTGGCGCTTACATTGAACCTGTTGACATAGTCGGTGCGATAGGTCTGGCCAAGCACGCCATGGACGTCGTCCGTGAGGTCATGAAACTTGAAACTGATGTCAAGATGTACAAGGCTGTCATCGTCAGTCACTCCATAGTTGTGGATGTGGGAGTCTTCCTTTGTGATAGGCACCACGTTGGCCATGATGTTAAATACACCCTTGAGCTGCACTCTCACGCCATTGGTCATGGCAGACCTCATGACGGTTAGATCTGAGACAACATCAGACTGCCATTGCCTGCCGATCTCTGCGGGGATGTCAATGGGCATGTTGTCGAAGGCGAGCTCAAGGCGATCAACCTCGCTGTCCCATTTAACAGTCTTCCGGGCACCTATATAGAGGCGGTGGTTGCTGAAGCTGATGCCGAGAGCTTGGATCCAGGTGAAGTCACGGCTCATAGTCGGGTTGCGCTTGCCAATGAAATGAGCATTGATGTGCAGGTTACTGTCAGATATGGTGCAGAAGTTCTGGTCTTTCTTTCCGTGGAAGTAGAAGTTGTTGCCGTCACCCCCGGTGAAACGTGGATCACCGCACACCATGCCAGGGTAAAAGTCACACACTTGTGGCCACACATCGGAAAACAAATTAATCTCGTCAAGATAGAATTAATCAAGAAGGGCATCATATTTGCATATCGAATCATATACAGTGAGCAGCAAGgagctccctccatcccaaaatataaGTCATATTATGTTTATtcctaagtttgaccaagtttacagaATAAAAAAAAACAATATCTATGAAACAAACACCAAAGCCTCCCGCAAAAACAAATTCTCACTCTGAGGCTAGGTTTGGTTTTCTGCATAACAAGAGAAATTTCCTTGAATGAGCGCATGCATGATGCAATCTTGGCTTGATAGCTTGTAAACAgtatttcttttttcattttctctGCTTTTtcctcttcatatgtacatatccACTCTTTTATTTATAAAATTTAAAATAGCACGGGAGGCAGGGGCCTTTCCTGCCAGCAATAAATATACCATGAAATGTATTTAATTAGTATTATAGATAATATTGGTTTTTTTACAAACTCGGCCTAACCTTAGAATATTTGACTTAGAGACAAAATAAATAGGACCTACATTTTGAAATGGAGAGTTTATTGATGTGCATGCGATCGTGTATTACATATAATTTTATCACTTACAGCACACTGTCTTGCAGCTGGGGCAGACCACCGTGCACATGTCGGCGGGGCAACCTTTGTCGCACTTGCCAACCTTGCACTGAGGGGGGCACCTCATGCTCATCGCCAACACTCTCTTGTTGGAATGTCCTGTTGGAATattaggcaagttcatgattaattcccgtaaataattcatgactagaagagacactagcatgcaataatctagcaaactagaagaacatcaagacatgcataacagcagcaaacacgtaacaatagctgtagaaacagatatgaacagaggatgttggacgtactgatcgttagctattatgggtgcgacagtgttgatgacgatgttggcgacgatctgctgctgacggtgatgaatacgacgatgagtagcaccgcccgacttggatggaagacgacccgtgatgacgaatttgagcagtcgcgcacagcgcttcccaaaaacctaattcgtcctctcccagtgcaggatcgcaaagacgaacggttccggagacctgctctcccacgcgccgatgcacgccggcgtttgggatggagtagactacaatggcggcgcaagttgtgagatgaggcaaaaccctaggTGTTTTTCTGTCTGTCTCTGGCCGCAGCCGGTAGCTGTATATATATTAGGACCAGAGGCGGTATTGTGTCGCGACCACAATCCCAAACCGACTCGGATTCTAATTCGTATATTTACCGGACAAGAAATCAAAAActtgtctgccaagacataaaaataaaacggcaaaaggaagctacgctcctgcaaggagacggaccggatttcggcggaccattcacgcgcatgtcgcatgtacgcgccgccttgcctcgcctcgccacgccacgccccggcccggcccggcccggcccggccaggccaggcgaggcgaggcgagcgagCGTGCGCGTGTGGTTTTCCTTTTCTCTTCTCACACACCacttagagtggtggagagaacccactatataaagaggtccaactattCTTCAACTtttaaggtgggactaaacttagcaccaccacttgtcattttacacatgggctttgagatttcagaaattgctatgggcctagcccattaattctaacaatcccccaccagatctcaaatacccatttagagattttccttctctcaccacttgtttaatataccagtgtttcagcagagactgttaagttgaacttctgcctagaactttaagctacatccattcacaacttgacaatggactatgccttgaattgctagTTTTGTGTGAACAGGTTTCACTCAAAGTCTTAACCAGTACCTGACCGCCAGTAGGCTACCCCGCGGTTTGGAGCTTATACGTCATACTCCCTGGTCTCTTCGTgagtttactagagatcacccaaatCTCATAGACTGCGACGTTTACAGTCAgaactcacataggtgtgttctttTAAGACTGCTCTGTAGGACAACATCTTTGCTAATTATAGCCAATAGAAACACATTAAGGCATGTTGCCAACCTGCCTTACAGATCTGAGCCTTACAGCTCTGAGAGTTTTGCATCTTCACTTGGAGACGATCATAAGTTATTACTCTCCTCAGTTAACCAATAGCTTGTTCTTCCTagatcctaattcacgggatctccgatcacaaaggttgggttactactatggtgtaatatctatgggtctcatacccatctccctcgatgcaatatctatcacatttcgtgatagtccctttgtaaagggatctgccaggtttttgtctgtttgtatatacgtaacagttattactccggagtttctcaacttCCTGACAGACTTCAAACGTCTTTTCACGTGTCTTGACGACTTTGCATTATCTTTAGAATTATTCACTTTAGACTTCAAACAGGTTTTTCAACAACAGgcaagtccatcaagagctcacgcAGCCATTCTGCCTCAACAGTAGCTGTGTCCAAAgcagttaattctgcttccatagttgacctcgtcaatatggtttgcttgcaagacctccatgacactgcgccaccaccatgagtaaatacatacccacttgttgcgtaaagtacatcaacatcggagatccaatttgaatcactatatccttctagcacagcaggatgccctgaataagtaattccgtaactcatagtacctctcagatagcgcaagaccctttctagtgcatgccaatgatcatcacccgggttggacatgaacctactcagtttgctcacagcaaaagagatatctGGTCTTGTAGCGCTAGCTAAGTACATGAATGAACCAACAATTTGAGAGTATCTTAATTGATCTctcgtttctttcttgttctttctgAGTGTCACGCTGGGATCATAAGGTGTTGGAGAAGGCTTGCTATCCCTAAAACCGAATCAGTTCaagaccttctcaacatagtgagattgcgttaatgtaatcccactctcatccttaataagtttgatgtttagaattacatcggcttctcccagatctttcatgtcaaaactttttgatagaaaagacttgacctcattaattgcattaatgtttgtaccaaagatcagtatggcgtccacatacaaacataatatgacactattgcccccaccatggcgatagtaaacAAACCTATCAGCCTCGTTAATGACAAATCCCGCAGAAgtcaaagttctttcaaacttctcatgccattgcttaggtgcctgTTTCAGACCATACAAAGATTTTAACAACTTGCACACATTTCTCTCTTCACCCTTTACCACAAACCCGTCAGGCTAAACCATATAGATCtcctcttccaactctccattgagaaaagctgtctttacatccatttgatgaatgataagaccataagaggcagccaaggaaagtaacactcgaatggtggtcattctagtaacgggtgaataggtgtcaaagtaatcttcgccttctttctgagtgtagcccttggccactagccgcgccttgtacttatcaatagtaccatcaggctttagcttctttttgaacacccacttacagcccacaggtttacaaccatatggtctatcagttagttcccaagttccattagaaagaattgagtccatctcattatgaacagcttctttccaatcatctacatccggagatgcatatgcttctgcaatcgtcttgggtgtgtcgtccacaaggtatacaatgaaatcatcaccaaaggattttgcaatcctttgtctcttgttccttctaggaacttcattgttatccttctcaaggacttcctcatgtgattgttcgaaatattcatcagttgtactagattcaggaattatctcagaagaaaatctagcaatgctatgcatatctttcataggaaatatgttctcAAAAAATGTTGCATCACGAGATTCCATTATAGTATCAACATGCATATCATGTACTTCAGATTTTACCACTAAAAACCTATAAGCAATGCTCCATTGAGCATACCCTAGAAAGACACAATCCACtgtctttggtccaagtttgcgtttcttaggaataggaatattgacctttgccaaacatccccaagtgcgcaaataagaaagtgatggttttctcccaacccactcctcataaggggttttctctttattattgttgggaactctattcaggacatgacatgaagtcaatagagcctcccccaccatgccttagataaaccagcagtgtctaacatggcattcaccaagtcagtcaatgtgcggtttttcctctcggccactccatttgattgaggtgaatagggaggcgtcctctcatgaataataccatgttcctcacaaaattcatcaaaaacttttggaaaatactctccaccacgatcggacctaagacgcttgatctttctctctagttgattttcaacttcagctttatagattttaaagtagtctaatgcttcatctttagtttgcaacaaataaacatagcaaaatctagtcgcatcatcaatcaaagtcatgaaatatctctttccaccttttgtcaacacaccattcatctcacaaagatcagaatgtat contains:
- the LOC119280292 gene encoding uncharacterized protein LOC119280292; translation: MVQRYPQNKNKGKNKPVFNKPTKTTTFKKKKFNKAELDCYACGKPGHFSKECPERADRRGKTSSKTVNMVTASNTDGYGHSNKRVLAMSMRCPPQCKVGKCDKGCPADMCTVVCPSCKTVCLCDFYPGMVCGDPRFTGGDGNNFYFHGKKDQNFCTISDSNLHINAHFIGKRNPTMSRDFTWIQALGISFSNHRLYIGARKTVKWDSEVDRLELAFDNMPIDIPAEIGRQWQSDVVSDLTVMRSAMTNGVRVQLKGVFNIMANVVPITKEDSHIHNYGVTDDDSLVHLDISFKFHDLTDDVHGVLGQTYRTDYVNRFNVSASMPVMGRTANYLSSDIFSADCKVARFGHHAGISTVTARVN